One window of the Glycocaulis alkaliphilus genome contains the following:
- a CDS encoding helix-turn-helix domain-containing protein, with translation MSPNPREPNPIDRHVGSRVRLRRQMMAMSQEKLGEELGVTFQQVQKYERGANRIGAGRLWHLARVLEVPVAFFYDGATGTAQQPTGFAEGDQTPIVNDFLQSPDGVALAQAFSKITDPKVRRRVLELVRSLADTDQAAE, from the coding sequence ATGTCGCCAAACCCGCGAGAGCCCAATCCGATTGACCGTCATGTCGGTTCGCGCGTCCGCCTGCGCCGGCAGATGATGGCGATGAGCCAGGAGAAGCTTGGCGAGGAGCTCGGCGTCACCTTCCAGCAGGTGCAGAAATATGAGCGCGGGGCCAATCGCATAGGCGCAGGGCGGCTCTGGCATCTGGCGCGGGTTCTCGAAGTGCCGGTTGCCTTCTTCTACGATGGCGCCACAGGCACGGCACAGCAGCCCACCGGATTTGCCGAAGGCGACCAGACCCCGATCGTCAATGACTTCCTGCAATCGCCCGACGGCGTGGCGCTCGCGCAGGCCTTCTCGAAGATCACCGACCCCAAGGTGCGCCGCCGCGTACTGGAGCTTGTCCGCTCTCTGGCCGATACCGATCAGGCCGCCGAATAG
- the lnt gene encoding apolipoprotein N-acyltransferase, which yields MRAVDMVRRGARVSGALLDWWQTARGWRIGLALFALGFLSTLAHAPFHSAPALIFGLVLLVLSLDAARRRERRLRAGFWRGWTFAAGYFLGSTWWVANAFLVSAEEHAWLIWAPLTLLPGGLALFWGLVASLYVRFAPEGPMRIALFAVLFTLVEFARSVLFSGFPWNLPGHVFEAGTPISQMASLIGALGLSAFVLFAFASPAALSGRGHWLVRAIPLALSTVMLAGMWGWGSTRLAGAEGSLTDTRLRIVQVNVDQREKRFANRLPILQTYLDLTMQPGLEDVDAVIWPEGAIPTVMLEDSSVLMRIEDTLPDGTRLWSGVTRRERFPEGELYYNSLAALHFEGGAGAVEAIYDKVRLVPFGEGNPVQLITGLFGFTTLSMNAPYYTPGPGAQTLQIAGFPAFAPLICYEVIFPRFAPRGENRPGFLLNISNDAWYGNSAGPRQHLNQARYRAIEEGLPMVRSASLGASGLIDAYGRAVRLTDPRMSETLDINVPSALQPVPYAIYGNIPWIVCGLLLLGCLQLAVFIASARNQRQ from the coding sequence ATGCGCGCAGTTGACATGGTCCGCCGCGGAGCACGCGTCAGCGGGGCACTGCTCGACTGGTGGCAGACTGCGCGCGGCTGGCGCATCGGGCTTGCCCTGTTTGCACTCGGCTTTCTCTCCACGCTGGCCCATGCACCCTTCCACTCCGCTCCAGCGCTTATTTTCGGTCTTGTCCTGCTGGTCCTCTCTCTGGACGCGGCGCGGAGGCGCGAGCGGCGCTTGCGCGCCGGCTTCTGGCGCGGCTGGACATTTGCCGCCGGTTATTTCCTTGGCAGCACGTGGTGGGTCGCCAATGCCTTCCTCGTCAGCGCGGAAGAACATGCCTGGCTGATCTGGGCGCCGCTGACCCTGCTGCCGGGCGGGCTTGCCCTGTTCTGGGGGCTGGTGGCGAGCCTCTATGTCCGCTTCGCACCAGAAGGCCCGATGCGCATCGCCCTGTTTGCCGTCCTGTTCACCTTGGTGGAGTTTGCCCGCTCGGTGCTGTTCTCGGGTTTCCCGTGGAATCTGCCCGGCCATGTCTTTGAAGCGGGCACGCCCATCAGCCAGATGGCGAGCCTTATTGGCGCGCTGGGACTCTCCGCCTTTGTGCTCTTCGCCTTTGCCAGCCCGGCGGCCCTCTCCGGGCGCGGCCACTGGCTGGTGCGCGCCATACCGCTGGCCCTCAGCACGGTGATGCTGGCCGGCATGTGGGGCTGGGGCAGTACGCGGCTCGCCGGAGCTGAAGGCAGCCTCACCGATACACGGCTGCGCATCGTGCAGGTGAATGTCGACCAGCGCGAAAAGCGCTTTGCCAACCGGCTGCCCATTCTCCAGACCTATCTCGACCTGACGATGCAGCCCGGCCTTGAAGATGTGGACGCGGTCATCTGGCCCGAAGGCGCCATTCCCACCGTGATGCTGGAAGACAGCTCCGTTCTCATGAGGATCGAGGACACGCTGCCGGACGGCACACGGCTGTGGAGCGGCGTCACCCGCCGCGAGCGCTTCCCCGAAGGCGAACTTTACTACAACTCGCTGGCCGCGCTGCATTTCGAGGGCGGAGCCGGGGCGGTCGAGGCGATTTATGACAAGGTGCGTCTGGTGCCGTTTGGTGAGGGCAATCCGGTCCAGCTGATCACCGGGCTGTTCGGCTTCACCACCCTGTCCATGAACGCGCCCTATTACACGCCGGGGCCGGGAGCGCAGACCTTGCAGATAGCCGGCTTTCCCGCCTTCGCGCCGCTGATCTGTTATGAGGTGATCTTTCCGCGCTTCGCGCCGCGCGGGGAGAACCGGCCCGGCTTCCTTCTGAACATCTCCAACGACGCGTGGTACGGAAATTCGGCCGGCCCGCGCCAGCATCTCAATCAGGCGCGCTACCGGGCCATTGAGGAAGGTCTGCCCATGGTGCGCTCGGCCTCGCTAGGCGCATCGGGCCTGATTGATGCCTATGGCCGGGCAGTCCGGTTAACTGATCCGCGAATGAGCGAGACACTTGACATAAACGTGCCTTCAGCGCTCCAACCAGTACCTTATGCGATCTACGGGAACATCCCATGGATTGTATGTGGGCTTCTATTACTCGGTTGCCTGCAACTTGCCGTTTTCATTGCCTCTGCCCGAAACCAGAGACAGTAA
- a CDS encoding PhoH family protein — protein sequence MSRTPRPKRTERAPAETLHFDEAAHVRALAGPGHANLIALETELGVHVEAPGGGQLLLSGGDKRARTDASRVVHALYARAESGLVIDPETVRAACRMDDTPVSAGDETIIRVPRGVSFAARTNGQAEYVRALKDEDRYDMIFGVGPAGTGKTLLAVAWGAAKLARGEIDRLVITRPAVEAGERLGFLPGDLNEKIDPYLLPIWDSLRDALTQKVVDKMREERRIEVAPLAFMRGRTLNRAFIVCDEAQNTTRAQMRMMLTRLGQGSRMAVTGDPSQVDLGPREPSGLADALNILSGVPRIAVTRFTRADVVRHDLVGMIVDAYERADAKHGG from the coding sequence GTGAGCCGGACCCCGCGACCCAAGCGCACAGAGCGCGCACCTGCCGAGACCCTGCATTTCGATGAAGCGGCCCATGTACGCGCGCTGGCAGGCCCCGGCCATGCCAATCTGATCGCGCTGGAAACCGAGCTTGGCGTGCATGTCGAGGCGCCCGGTGGCGGCCAGCTTTTGCTGTCGGGCGGAGACAAGCGCGCGAGAACCGATGCCTCCCGCGTGGTCCATGCGCTCTATGCGCGCGCCGAATCCGGGCTGGTCATCGACCCTGAAACCGTGCGCGCGGCCTGCCGTATGGACGACACGCCCGTCAGCGCCGGCGACGAGACCATTATCCGCGTGCCGCGCGGGGTGAGCTTTGCCGCCCGCACCAATGGCCAGGCGGAGTATGTCCGCGCGCTGAAGGATGAAGACCGCTACGACATGATTTTTGGTGTCGGGCCTGCCGGCACCGGCAAGACATTGCTCGCAGTTGCGTGGGGCGCGGCAAAGCTGGCGCGCGGGGAGATCGACCGGCTGGTCATCACCCGTCCGGCGGTGGAGGCCGGTGAACGCCTCGGCTTCCTGCCCGGTGATCTCAACGAGAAGATCGATCCTTATCTCCTGCCAATCTGGGACTCTCTACGCGATGCGCTGACCCAGAAAGTCGTCGACAAGATGCGTGAGGAGCGCCGTATCGAGGTAGCCCCGCTCGCCTTCATGCGCGGGCGCACGCTCAACCGGGCCTTCATAGTCTGTGACGAGGCCCAGAACACCACCCGCGCCCAGATGCGCATGATGCTGACCCGGCTGGGTCAGGGTTCGCGCATGGCGGTTACCGGCGATCCCTCACAAGTTGATCTGGGCCCGCGCGAACCGTCCGGGCTGGCCGATGCGCTCAACATCCTCTCTGGCGTGCCGCGCATTGCGGTCACGCGGTTTACCCGCGCCGATGTGGTCCGCCACGATCTGGTGGGGATGATCGTCGATGCCTATGAACGTGCGGATGCCAAGCATGGTGGATGA
- the miaB gene encoding tRNA (N6-isopentenyl adenosine(37)-C2)-methylthiotransferase MiaB, producing MTAKQTETTARKRLFIRTYGCQMNVYDSERMRDLLVPLGYEPADAPEGADLVILNTCHIREKAAEKVYSELGRLKPLKAEKEAAGGQMTVTVAGCVAQAEGAEIQRRAPVVDLVVGPQTYHRLPELIARVHRERGEALETEFEVEEKFDALAAPKRHVEGFSAFVTVQEGCDKFCSFCVVPYTRGAEYSRPAAQITAEVRALAARGVREITLLGQNVNAYSGEAPAGEEAGGRWGLARLIRHLAMIGGIDRIRFTTSHPNDMDEDLIEAFASEEKLMPYLHLPVQAGSDRILKAMNRKHTVAEYVALIERLRVLRPDIALSGDFIVGFPGEQESDFADTMKLVETVGYASAFSFKYSRRPGTPGAAMAGQVDEAVKTERLARLQALLDTQQQAFNASMVGKSLPVLFERKGRNPGQLGGRSPYLQGVHCDGPASLIGQIAMVEIVSASKNALGGRLLSGESCAA from the coding sequence ATGACCGCCAAACAGACTGAAACGACGGCCCGCAAACGCCTCTTCATCCGCACCTATGGGTGCCAGATGAATGTGTATGATTCAGAGCGCATGCGCGATCTGCTGGTCCCGCTCGGCTATGAGCCGGCGGATGCGCCAGAGGGCGCCGACCTTGTCATCCTCAATACCTGCCATATCCGCGAAAAGGCCGCCGAGAAGGTCTATTCAGAGCTGGGGCGTCTGAAGCCGCTGAAAGCCGAGAAGGAAGCCGCTGGCGGGCAAATGACGGTAACGGTTGCTGGCTGCGTGGCGCAGGCCGAAGGCGCGGAAATCCAGCGCCGCGCGCCGGTCGTCGATCTGGTCGTCGGCCCGCAGACCTATCACCGCCTGCCCGAACTGATCGCGCGGGTCCATCGCGAGCGCGGCGAGGCGCTGGAGACCGAGTTCGAGGTCGAGGAGAAGTTCGACGCGCTGGCCGCGCCCAAGCGCCATGTGGAGGGTTTCAGCGCCTTCGTGACGGTGCAGGAGGGCTGCGACAAGTTCTGCTCCTTCTGCGTGGTGCCCTATACGCGCGGCGCGGAATACTCCCGCCCTGCCGCCCAGATCACCGCCGAAGTGCGCGCGCTGGCAGCCCGAGGCGTGCGCGAGATCACCCTGCTGGGCCAGAACGTCAACGCCTATTCGGGCGAAGCGCCGGCCGGCGAAGAAGCAGGCGGGCGCTGGGGACTGGCGCGCCTGATCCGGCATCTGGCCATGATTGGCGGGATTGACCGCATCCGCTTTACCACCTCCCACCCGAACGACATGGATGAGGATCTGATTGAGGCCTTCGCATCAGAAGAAAAGCTGATGCCCTATCTGCATCTGCCGGTGCAGGCGGGCTCTGACCGCATCCTCAAGGCCATGAACCGCAAGCACACAGTGGCTGAGTACGTCGCTCTCATCGAGCGGCTGCGTGTCCTGCGCCCCGACATCGCCCTCTCCGGAGATTTCATTGTCGGCTTCCCCGGCGAGCAGGAAAGCGATTTTGCCGATACGATGAAGCTGGTCGAGACGGTTGGCTATGCATCGGCCTTCTCCTTCAAGTATTCGCGCCGTCCCGGCACGCCGGGCGCGGCCATGGCAGGCCAGGTGGATGAAGCGGTGAAGACCGAACGCCTCGCCCGCCTGCAGGCCCTGCTGGACACCCAGCAACAGGCCTTCAACGCGTCGATGGTGGGCAAGAGCCTGCCCGTGCTCTTTGAACGTAAGGGGCGCAATCCCGGCCAGCTGGGCGGGCGCAGCCCGTATCTGCAAGGTGTCCATTGTGACGGCCCTGCGAGCCTTATCGGCCAGATCGCCATGGTAGAGATCGTCTCTGCCTCGAAGAACGCGCTTGGCGGCCGCCTGCTGAGCGGGGAGAGCTGCGCCGCGTGA
- a CDS encoding DUF2794 domain-containing protein encodes MKSLNAQTAEPKVMFDRRELDTILRVYGMMVAAGEWRDYAIDGLKDRAEFSVFRHAAEFPLYRIVKTPADARKQGAWKIVSATGVILKRGHELHLVLKVFDKARLRLA; translated from the coding sequence ATGAAATCATTGAATGCGCAGACTGCGGAGCCGAAGGTGATGTTTGATCGCCGCGAGCTGGATACGATTTTGCGCGTGTATGGCATGATGGTGGCAGCGGGCGAATGGCGCGACTACGCGATTGATGGCCTCAAAGACCGCGCGGAGTTTTCCGTTTTCCGCCACGCCGCCGAGTTTCCCCTCTACCGTATCGTCAAGACGCCCGCCGATGCGCGAAAGCAGGGCGCGTGGAAGATAGTGTCGGCCACGGGTGTGATCCTCAAGCGCGGCCACGAGCTGCATCTGGTGCTCAAGGTTTTCGACAAGGCGCGCCTGCGGCTGGCGTGA
- a CDS encoding ABC transporter ATP-binding protein, whose amino-acid sequence MIDAHDLVKHFGSTRAVDGISFSAQKGEVVALLGPNGAGKSTTMRMLTGCLEPDSGTALIAGHDAVRARHAAQSALGYLPEGAPAYPAMTPRAFARFHLRVRGFTGKALRDAAELALERARMGEAADRPIGMLSKGFKRRAALAAAIAHDPAVLVLDEPTDGLDPNQKDGVRALIRMMAPEKTILISTHLLDEVEAICTRAILITGGRIVSDTTPAGLISTAPDQSLAGAFRLLTRHSEEQATQKPGRSRKEALP is encoded by the coding sequence ATGATCGACGCGCATGACCTCGTGAAACATTTCGGCTCCACGCGCGCCGTCGACGGGATCAGCTTTTCCGCGCAGAAGGGCGAGGTCGTTGCCCTGCTCGGCCCTAACGGGGCAGGCAAATCCACCACCATGCGCATGCTGACCGGGTGTCTTGAACCGGATTCGGGCACCGCCCTGATCGCCGGCCATGATGCGGTGCGCGCGCGCCACGCCGCCCAGAGTGCGCTTGGCTATCTGCCCGAGGGCGCCCCCGCCTATCCGGCCATGACACCGCGCGCCTTTGCCCGCTTTCATCTGCGCGTGCGCGGCTTCACCGGCAAGGCGCTTCGTGATGCGGCAGAGCTGGCGCTGGAGCGCGCGCGCATGGGCGAGGCGGCAGACCGGCCCATCGGCATGCTGTCCAAAGGCTTCAAGCGCCGCGCCGCGCTGGCCGCCGCGATTGCCCATGACCCGGCGGTCCTCGTCCTTGATGAGCCGACCGACGGTCTGGATCCCAACCAGAAGGACGGGGTGCGCGCCCTGATCCGCATGATGGCGCCAGAGAAGACCATTTTGATCTCCACCCACCTGCTCGATGAGGTGGAGGCGATCTGTACCCGCGCGATTCTCATCACCGGCGGCCGGATTGTCAGCGATACGACGCCCGCCGGCCTCATCAGCACAGCGCCGGACCAGAGCCTGGCAGGGGCTTTCCGCCTGCTGACGCGTCATAGCGAGGAACAGGCAACGCAAAAGCCGGGACGCAGCCGCAAGGAGGCGTTGCCATGA
- the metK gene encoding methionine adenosyltransferase, which translates to MRSLVARSSYIFTSESVSEGHPDKVCDRISDTIVDLYLDKDPVARVACETLTTTNRIVLAGEVRSAHDVSSGEIEAAVRAAVKDIGYEQDGFHWETAAFSNYLHEQSADIAAGVDEGTGSYTEEGAGDQGIMFGFATDETPELMPAPILYSHQILKEMARLRKTGAVKQFEPDAKSQVSLRYENGRPVGVTSVVVSTQHTASTSLDEVRDLVRPVVKSVLPEGWFPPEDEFYVNPTGKFVIGGPDGDAGLTGRKIIVDTYGGAAPHGGGAFSGKDPTKVDRSAAYAARYLAKNVVAAGLARKCTIQLAYAIGVAKPLAVYVDLHGTGQIDEAKLESALPQLMNLSPRGIRTHLQLNKPIYARTAAYGHFGRTPDADGGFSWEKTDLVDQLKGLA; encoded by the coding sequence ATGAGGTCGCTAGTGGCGCGTTCATCCTATATCTTTACCAGCGAGAGTGTATCCGAAGGCCATCCTGACAAGGTCTGTGACCGGATTTCCGACACGATTGTCGACCTCTACCTGGACAAGGACCCGGTTGCCCGGGTGGCTTGCGAGACGCTGACCACGACCAACCGGATTGTTCTGGCAGGCGAGGTGCGCAGCGCCCATGACGTCTCCAGCGGCGAGATCGAGGCGGCGGTGCGCGCGGCGGTAAAGGATATCGGCTACGAGCAGGACGGCTTCCACTGGGAAACGGCGGCCTTCTCCAACTATCTCCACGAGCAGTCCGCCGACATCGCGGCCGGTGTGGATGAGGGCACCGGCTCCTACACCGAGGAAGGCGCGGGCGATCAGGGCATCATGTTCGGCTTTGCCACCGACGAGACGCCCGAGCTGATGCCTGCCCCCATCCTCTACTCCCACCAGATCCTGAAAGAGATGGCGCGGCTTCGTAAAACCGGCGCGGTCAAGCAGTTCGAGCCGGACGCCAAGTCGCAGGTTTCGCTGCGTTATGAGAATGGCCGCCCTGTCGGTGTAACCAGCGTGGTCGTCTCCACCCAGCATACCGCCTCCACCTCGCTCGACGAGGTGCGTGATCTGGTGCGTCCGGTGGTGAAGTCGGTCCTGCCGGAGGGCTGGTTCCCGCCCGAGGACGAGTTCTATGTGAACCCGACCGGCAAGTTCGTCATTGGCGGGCCTGACGGCGATGCCGGCCTGACGGGCCGCAAGATCATCGTGGACACATATGGCGGCGCGGCGCCCCATGGCGGCGGCGCATTCTCCGGCAAGGATCCGACCAAGGTCGACCGCTCGGCGGCCTATGCGGCGCGCTATCTGGCCAAGAATGTCGTGGCTGCAGGTCTGGCACGCAAATGCACCATCCAGCTCGCCTACGCCATCGGCGTGGCCAAGCCTCTGGCGGTCTATGTGGACCTCCACGGGACCGGGCAGATTGATGAAGCCAAGCTGGAAAGCGCCCTGCCGCAGCTGATGAATCTGTCGCCGCGCGGCATCCGCACCCATCTCCAGCTCAACAAGCCCATCTATGCGCGCACGGCGGCCTATGGCCATTTCGGCCGCACGCCGGACGCTGATGGCGGCTTCTCCTGGGAGAAGACCGACCTCGTTGACCAGCTCAAGGGCCTTGCCTGA
- a CDS encoding ABC transporter permease — translation MTPLWAVYRRELAAYFETPLAWVFLTAFSIAAPSFAWHVGGLFESGRADLTPLFDYLPWLLMVLMPALAMRAWAEERETGTLEMLLAAPIPLWAAALAKFLAAWTIAALALALTFPLWMAVNYLGNPDNAAIATAYFGGLLLAGGYLAISQALSGTTSNQVVAFVLAMGVCLVLTAAGLPLVLDAVASRLPGVFAEAMAGLSALSRFDSLRRGVISLADLIYFISLIATGLALAMALIDTRRGGGR, via the coding sequence ATGACGCCATTATGGGCTGTCTACCGGCGTGAGCTCGCCGCCTATTTTGAAACGCCGCTGGCCTGGGTGTTCCTGACCGCCTTCTCGATCGCCGCGCCCAGCTTTGCCTGGCATGTGGGCGGACTGTTTGAGTCCGGGCGCGCCGATCTGACACCGCTTTTTGACTATCTGCCCTGGCTTTTGATGGTGCTGATGCCCGCGCTGGCCATGCGCGCCTGGGCGGAGGAGCGTGAAACCGGCACGCTGGAAATGCTGCTGGCCGCGCCCATACCGCTCTGGGCAGCCGCGCTGGCGAAGTTCCTCGCCGCCTGGACCATCGCCGCGCTGGCACTGGCACTGACCTTTCCTTTGTGGATGGCGGTCAATTATCTGGGCAATCCTGACAATGCCGCCATTGCGACCGCCTATTTTGGCGGCCTGCTGCTGGCTGGCGGGTATCTGGCAATCTCGCAGGCCCTCTCGGGGACCACCTCCAACCAGGTTGTCGCCTTCGTGCTGGCCATGGGGGTTTGCCTTGTCCTGACAGCGGCCGGCCTGCCGCTGGTGCTGGACGCCGTCGCCTCACGCCTGCCCGGCGTGTTTGCCGAGGCCATGGCAGGCCTGTCCGCGCTGTCGCGCTTTGACTCCCTGCGGCGCGGCGTCATCAGCCTGGCTGACCTCATCTATTTCATATCGCTCATCGCCACGGGCCTCGCCCTTGCCATGGCGCTGATCGATACGCGGCGCGGAGGCGGGCGATGA
- a CDS encoding hemolysin family protein, with amino-acid sequence MARLKGAIHRRPVPDLAAALHTETHEAGTNQAGQTADRELSFNVNALDALRVADVMVPRADIVAMEIDTALGDAARLFADASHSRLPVYRETLDDPVGVVHIKDLIAHLAGNPDGQRPEDWAAAKILPQVRRPLLYVPPSMRAADLLVRMKSRRMHMALVVDEFGGTDGLVTLEDLLEPIVGEIDDEHDEAEGPLIRARGPHVWEADARTSLDELAEAIGRPVATEDEIEDVDTLGGLVFMLTGRVPERGEVIAHSTGLEFEILDSDPRRIRRVRIRSRKDGAGDAGNLQ; translated from the coding sequence ATGGCCCGGCTGAAAGGCGCCATTCACCGGCGCCCCGTCCCGGACCTCGCGGCAGCTCTCCATACGGAGACCCACGAGGCCGGCACAAACCAGGCGGGCCAGACCGCCGACCGGGAACTCTCCTTCAATGTGAACGCGCTGGATGCGCTGCGTGTGGCCGATGTGATGGTGCCGCGCGCCGACATCGTGGCGATGGAGATCGACACTGCGCTGGGCGATGCAGCGCGCCTGTTCGCCGACGCGTCACACTCGCGCCTGCCGGTCTATCGTGAAACGCTCGACGATCCGGTCGGCGTGGTTCACATTAAGGATCTCATCGCGCATCTGGCCGGCAATCCCGATGGCCAGCGCCCGGAAGACTGGGCGGCGGCAAAAATCCTGCCGCAGGTACGCCGTCCCCTGCTCTATGTCCCGCCCTCAATGCGCGCCGCCGACCTGCTGGTACGGATGAAGTCACGCCGCATGCACATGGCGCTTGTCGTCGACGAATTTGGCGGCACGGACGGGCTGGTGACGCTGGAAGACCTGCTGGAGCCGATCGTTGGCGAGATTGATGACGAGCATGACGAGGCCGAAGGCCCGCTGATCCGGGCGCGTGGCCCCCATGTGTGGGAAGCCGATGCGCGTACCTCGCTTGATGAGCTGGCCGAGGCAATCGGCCGTCCGGTCGCCACCGAAGACGAGATCGAGGATGTCGATACGCTGGGCGGGCTTGTCTTCATGCTGACAGGGCGTGTGCCTGAACGCGGCGAGGTGATCGCCCACTCGACCGGGCTGGAGTTTGAAATTCTCGATTCCGATCCGCGGCGCATCCGCCGGGTACGTATCCGTTCGCGCAAGGACGGCGCGGGAGACGCCGGAAATCTGCAATAA
- a CDS encoding Bax inhibitor-1 family protein, translating into MNQFSRPAYGAGTLDTSVDAGLRSFMLGVYNKMALGLLVSGALAFVVGSVPALTQAVLGTPLLFVVQFGPIVLLFGSMFFMRNPSPMGSALLYWTIVALIGTGLSIWVAMATGGMAVQTAGGATLSVDFGTIAQAFAMTAAAFLGLSLYGYTTKTNLQPLRVFLFMGVLGVIAIGLINAFFIQSGMTELLIQIAVLVLMAGVTAWQTQNLKLTYASVAGDQRSMAVLTNYGALNLYIAFINIFQVLMSLLGRD; encoded by the coding sequence ATGAACCAGTTTTCCAGACCCGCCTATGGCGCAGGCACGCTCGACACATCTGTCGATGCCGGGCTTCGCAGCTTCATGCTGGGCGTCTACAACAAGATGGCCCTTGGCCTGCTTGTGTCAGGCGCGCTGGCCTTTGTTGTCGGCAGCGTTCCGGCACTGACCCAGGCCGTGCTGGGCACGCCGCTTCTGTTCGTCGTGCAGTTCGGCCCGATCGTGCTCTTGTTCGGCTCCATGTTCTTCATGCGCAATCCCTCCCCGATGGGATCGGCATTGCTGTACTGGACGATTGTCGCCCTGATCGGCACGGGCCTGTCCATCTGGGTGGCCATGGCCACCGGCGGAATGGCCGTGCAGACGGCTGGCGGGGCAACGCTCAGTGTTGATTTCGGCACCATCGCCCAGGCCTTTGCCATGACGGCTGCCGCCTTCCTTGGCCTTTCGCTCTACGGCTATACCACGAAGACGAACCTGCAGCCCTTGCGGGTCTTCCTCTTCATGGGTGTGCTGGGTGTGATCGCCATTGGCCTGATCAACGCCTTCTTCATCCAGTCCGGCATGACCGAGCTGCTGATCCAGATCGCGGTGCTGGTGCTGATGGCGGGCGTCACCGCCTGGCAGACGCAGAACCTGAAGCTGACCTATGCCAGCGTTGCAGGCGACCAGCGTTCCATGGCCGTGCTGACCAATTATGGCGCGCTGAACCTCTACATCGCCTTCATCAACATCTTCCAGGTGCTGATGTCGCTCTTGGGCCGCGACTAG
- the trmB gene encoding tRNA (guanosine(46)-N7)-methyltransferase TrmB, translating into MSDAPHPQSRRLYGRAKGHPLSARQQQLVDTMLPGLSWADEGALDPRALLAGFDTHVLEIGFGASEHLIGQAARASDTGFIGIEPFLNGVAKALTGIEEHGLSNVRVKRADARDEIERMPDASFDRVFLLFPDPWPKKRHAFRRFVQEDTAAQLARILKPGGTLRVATDVRVYADWALPLLLDVPEFSWTASGADDWRVAPTDHITTRYQSKHLGDIEPVFMDFERKAA; encoded by the coding sequence ATGAGTGACGCGCCGCACCCCCAGTCGCGCCGCCTTTACGGGCGGGCGAAGGGCCATCCCCTGTCCGCGCGCCAGCAGCAGCTTGTCGACACGATGTTGCCGGGGCTGAGCTGGGCCGATGAGGGCGCGCTTGATCCGCGCGCCCTGCTGGCGGGCTTTGACACCCATGTGCTGGAGATCGGGTTTGGCGCGTCCGAGCATCTGATCGGACAGGCGGCGCGTGCATCCGATACCGGCTTTATCGGTATCGAGCCCTTCCTCAATGGCGTGGCCAAGGCGCTCACCGGCATTGAGGAGCACGGGCTTTCCAATGTGCGGGTGAAACGCGCCGATGCGCGTGACGAGATCGAGCGCATGCCCGATGCCTCATTTGACCGGGTGTTTCTGCTCTTTCCTGATCCCTGGCCGAAAAAGCGCCACGCCTTCCGCCGGTTTGTGCAGGAAGATACGGCAGCGCAGCTGGCGCGCATCCTCAAACCCGGCGGCACTTTGCGTGTCGCCACCGATGTGCGGGTCTATGCCGACTGGGCGCTGCCCCTGCTTCTGGACGTGCCAGAGTTCAGCTGGACAGCCAGCGGCGCCGATGACTGGCGTGTCGCGCCCACCGACCACATCACGACGCGCTACCAGTCCAAGCATCTGGGCGACATCGAGCCGGTCTTCATGGATTTCGAGCGCAAAGCCGCCTGA
- the ybeY gene encoding rRNA maturation RNase YbeY — protein sequence MVDEGACEIVIEHEGWQAVAGLEARCLEAVSAVLAMIEDPRPGPAVILFAGDGELQSLNQRFRGKDKPTNVLSFPAPESEQYPGDIALAFETCQAEANTRAIALVDHAAHLAVHGVLHLNGFDHKEEAEAEQMEAVEIAALARLGIANPYKERI from the coding sequence ATGGTGGATGAGGGCGCCTGCGAGATCGTGATCGAACACGAAGGCTGGCAAGCGGTGGCCGGTCTGGAGGCGCGCTGTCTTGAAGCGGTGTCAGCCGTCCTTGCAATGATCGAAGACCCCCGCCCCGGCCCGGCCGTGATCCTGTTTGCCGGCGATGGCGAGCTGCAATCGCTTAACCAGCGTTTCAGGGGCAAGGACAAGCCGACCAATGTATTGTCCTTCCCGGCGCCGGAATCGGAACAGTATCCGGGCGATATTGCTCTTGCTTTCGAGACCTGTCAGGCCGAAGCGAACACGCGCGCCATTGCGCTTGTGGATCACGCGGCCCATCTTGCGGTACACGGCGTTCTTCATCTTAACGGTTTTGACCATAAGGAAGAGGCCGAGGCAGAACAGATGGAGGCAGTGGAAATCGCGGCTCTGGCCCGGCTGGGTATCGCGAATCCCTATAAAGAACGCATATGA